ccattgggtactttaggtgacgtgttcttggcctgcttgtcggccttgattaacacatatatacatgtattaaagtgttaacgttgatatctgttaagacactggactgcccagtgtgtctttaagctggggatatgaagtagcctgtagctactctatccaatatttaaccacCACCCTCTTGCTCTGTATAAGATTGTTCACCTATCCTTAAAACAAAACCCTATTTCTATCTTTACATGCTCTATTCATTTGTACCCTTCCCTTGTGTTACCTCTCTCTCCAATTCTTCTTTCTTACTAATTTTGGTGAATAAACCGAGACCCTGAAAAGAACCCCAGACCCCGTGTGAGTGTGTTCAAAGAAAGAGAACAAAACACGAGGACCCtggtagaggggggggggggggggttacataataataataataatattataataataataataataataataataataataatacttacagcgcatcgactccaacaacacgggtgtaaaaaaaaaaaaaaacatgagtgtgtgtgcgtgtgtaaacaTTTGTTTGCCTCTGCAGAAATACAACTGCAATACGCAGGGAAATGCATAACCATTATCTAAGAAAACAATGTGAAACAACTTATTTGGAATCAGGTTAACAACGCGAATGCAGATGCACGTATTGAACTGTTCTTTAATCAGCAACACTATGCAGGGAATGCGACTCAGCAGTTTGGTGGTTAACACGCGCTCACAGACACGACTCAATTGTGGGCGGGTCTAATGTGTGCGCGCTCTTCTTTGCTGGCTTATTTTTCAATCAGGTCCGGACCGGGGGAATGCGTTGCTCAGATGCGCGGGATTATACAGCGGGTGTCGAGGCCGAGTTGGTAACACGATGGACTGGGAATCCATTGGGGTCTCACCGCGCAGGTTCCAATCCTGCAGACAACGTGtaaatattcattttgtattattccgTGCCATTGTATATTCTCAATGAAACCATAGATAGGATGTCTATGAATGTTTTCATGTGGGCAAAAATCTGAGCCTGTGTTACTGAACCTCATCCCGAGGATACTCGGGTTAAAACAGGCACGGAGATCTAAAAATCTACAGCGATATTTCGGTTATTtgtactttggggggggggggggggggatgttttaatcaaactgttttataatgtaaataaattattggaaCATATAATTTAAATTGGTATCATTGCAGATATAACTGCctttacacaatgtaaacaaactggacagtcaacaatATCGACTTTCTAGTTAACTGAAGTGCCCAGAActctaaactgtaaactaaaacctAGGAATTATAACAACTCAAACACGACTGTAGGGCAGTGTGGTTTTAAACACTTCTAAACGGTTACATTTTGTTACAGCTGtcttccaatttaaaaatgtgcgcCAAGAGGAAACAAGACAAACCGCAGCAGAACAGCGCCAAACCAGAAACAGCGGGCAGGGAATGATACAACCAATCAGAGGCATGCAATAAGATTCTGCACGCCCTCATCCACTATGACGTCTTTTAACATTCTAACTAGTATTGCACCGTTCTGTCCAATCACGAATGAGCCGGTGTGTATAATAGCAGGAGAGCGGCCGCGCATTTATTGTTGTGATATTCTGAACTACAGTGAAGATGTCTGGAAGAGGAAAGACTGGCGGTAAAGCCCGTGCTAAAGCAAAGACTCGCtcctccagggcaggactgcagttcccagtcggTCGTGTTCACAGGCTActgcggaagggaaactatgcccagcgtgtgggcgctggagccccggtctatctggccgctgtgctcgagtacctgactgctgaaatcctggagctggccgggaacgccgcccgggacaacaagaaaaccagaatcatcccgcgtcacctgcagctcgctgtccgcaacgacgaggagctcaacaagctgatgggaggcgtcaccatcgctcagggcggagtgctgcccaacatccaggccgtgctgctgcccaagaaaaccgagaagccagCCAAGAAATAAATCACTCGGACGCCGCTTTTACATCTTATAAAcccccaaaggctcttttaagagccacccactttTCTATAAAAGCGCATCGAAtcggtttatttttattgtctgaaAAATACCGACTGGTGAGAATTGAAGCAATAAATagttagtttgtatttgtgtgtggcaGTGCAGCGCTGCCATGTCTGTTTGGAGCGATATCAAACCCACGCCTCGCCTCAGCGCGTGTAGCTCACGTTCCCACATTAATGCCACGTTCTTTACAAAGAGACAATCTGATACAATATCAATTGACTGCTTTACTTTGTTTTCGATCGAGCTACCTTGAAACATGCTTCCAGTTGGAAATCCACCCCCTCCCGCGTTTGTGTTTTATTGCGGGGATATGTATTttccgtgttttgttttttgtttgtttgttttcagtctgATTATAGTTTTTGAATTGGTCTATTTTCTTTAGTGTTAAGGGTACATGCTTGGTTTATGTATTTTCTCTCGCCATAAATAAGTATTGCTTGCCTATTGTTGAGCGTTTCTCCGTTACAATTTTGAACCCAGACTGCTTAATCTGAATGGAATGCATTTCTTATACTGGGGATAAGCAATGTTGTCCTGAatgactatactgtatttatttaaaaaaggcgcCAACAGCTCCGAAACAATAACTGCTTAACAGAATGCGCGCGCGCAGAATTCAAATGTTCCAATCAATCATTGAGAGTCTGGAATATAGCCAATGAGGAACAGAGACCCGCCCTTCAGATCTCATAGCCTATCAGAGTAGCTCAGTTCCTATATAGTCTCTGGTATCGGCTGCTTGtgccatttacagtttttttttaatactgtgtagTATAGTTTGAAAATGGCAAGAACTAAGCAGACTGCGCgtaagtccaccggtggaaaggcgCCCAGGAAACAGCTTGCTACCAAGGCTGCTCGAAAGAGCGCCCCCGCTACCGGCGGCGTGAAGAAACCTCACCGTTACAGACCTGGCACTGTGGCTCTGAGGGAAatccgccgctatcagaaatccaccgagTTGTTGATCCGCAAACTGCCCTTCCAGCGGCTCGTCCgagaaatcgctcaggatttcaagaccgacctgcgcttccagagctccgctgtgatggcgctgcaggaggctagcgaggcttacctggtcgggctctttgaggacacctacctgtgtgccattcacgccaagagagtcaccatcatgcccaaagacatccagctggcccgccgaATCCGAGGAGAACGCGCTTAAACTGCAAAACCCTTAAAATACAGCGAAACtcaaaggctcttctaagagccacccacttctctgaaagtgttatattccaattttaaataaacagctgtaGTTTACACGGTAAGTGTTATATGTGTAAGTTTCGCAATTGGAACATGTTCACATTATATTAAGAGCGCTTTTCCTTCCCAacgttgtgtttcttttaaaccatCAAATCTATCTAGATGGAAAGAGAGGCTACattttaggccaaaataaaaatctgatatcAGATATAAAAAAATGCCTCGTTTATTATCGGCGGAATTCCGGGAGGTGAACCGGCTCGGACTCGCTCAGCTTGTTCGGTGTGTATCAGGAACAGCTTCGAGTCTTTTCTCAGAATCAGtttgttctgtttctgttctAGCATCTTGGCTGACAGCGATGTGGGGATGATGGGGTTTGTGCTTGGTGATGTTTTTTCAGTCGACAAGTTCAAACCAGTATTTATATCATATGTAAAATAGCAACATTAATAAAATTGagtcaaatacataaaaacaatctcgctgtacagtacagaccatcgtaaatcgagtCTGTTTATTGCAGTTTCCCAGTATTGCAGATACAGCTGTCATTGatctaatgtataatgtgtacaaTGTGATAGAttttaattgtaagtcgccctggttaagggcgtctgctaagaaataataataaaaataaaagtattgaacaatgtgacgtttccaaatctaacacgaaatactgtacaactgcatTATGGCTTTTGATACTTTTACGACATCATttcgtagtttatttgattacatgtcaaataaaagatctaaatgaggttattaattattttaaaggtgtTTCAATCATAGAATTCGAGATAATGCAACacctttgtccacagctgtaccgTCTTGGACTGCTCGCCGAGGAGACCGGGCTGTTCCACCGAGAAAGAGGAACACGTTCCACGGCAGCACATTCCACACATCGCCTTGTGTTTACAAGGACAATCTGCTCTTTTAGAAAGATGttttggctctgaaaagagcctttgggttcaCTGTCGCATCGTCGCTTTAACTGATCACTTCTTTTTAGGAGCCGCCTTCTTCGCTGCGGGTTTGGCAGCCTTGGTCACCTTTTTAGGTTTAGGCGCTGCCttcgctttcttcgggctcttcttcacgacctttttaggcttggcagccgctttcttcgggctcttggGCGCCTTCTTTACAGCTTTCGGTTTCTTCGCTTTCGTAGGCGTCTTCTTGGGTGTCGCTGCTTTCTTTGCCGAAACCTTTTTCGTTGTTTTCTTGACAACCGCTTTCTTTGCCGCTGGTTTCTTTGGAGCTGCCTTCTTCTTGGCCGCCTTCTCCTTGGCTTCAGCTGCTTTTTTGTTGAGCTTGAAGGAGCCCGAGGCGCCGGTGCCCTTGGTCTGTAGCAGGGTCTCCTTGGTCACCAGGCTCTTGAGGGCTCTATTGACGAGGGAGTTGTTCTTCTCCACATCGTAGCCGCCGGCCTGCAGGATCTTCTTGAGCGCCGCCACAGACAGCCCGCTGCGCTCCTTGGAGGCAGACACAGCCTTGACGATGAGCTCCGACACACTGGGACCCGATTTCTTGGGCTTTGCCGCGGTCTTTTTCTTGAGAGCTTTAGCCGGAGCAGGAGCGGCTGGTGCTGGAGCAATTTCTGCCATTTCTAATATTTCAACACGGAGAAAACTCAAACTTAATACTAAACTGTTCTGTGTGTCACAGAATGTGAGCAGGAAGGCGGAGAGCGGAACTTATCCACACGATGAGAACCGTGTAGACTCAACTTACCCGCAGGCAACAGATTCATTATGAAAAcgtcctgtcttgtgttttcacgcagcacaaaatatacaatttgacaGTGAAATTGGAACAAATGTACACAAACAACCGGGGGTATCAAAACAGAAGGGTTGTGTTTACAATATAACGTATTCTTTAACCAGGACctttactgcatttttaattgaggtgaccaaaactgcactatcctccagcgaaaccaaactgctcGCTCTGTACTTCGCTAGATTTTTTTGAATATAAGATgacaattgtattatttaaagtaaCTGTATGATTGGTTTCACAAACGAGAAAGCTAGGCAAACACAACTTAAGTTTGAAGCGTGAAGTTtgtaaaactggacatttaatcaCCTTTATGTGCGGTGCGGTTAATACACTGCATCACGTTCTGCTGGATCATCCCCTTGTAATCGATTGGGAGAATTACTTTGTTGAATTGTATTTCTCTTCACCCCTGACCCACACTTGTTGCAACAATGTAAGTACCCTGGCATCAGCACAGCATTCTCTGAgtagtttaaatatttcattagtaGTGTATTTCATAGGCAATGCCACCTCTGCCTCCTGGTGAggaaaaaagattatttttccaCTGTGTATTTGCCTGCAGAAATACATAACCATTATGTtggaaaacaatgtgtaaaaacttATTTGGAATCAGGTTAAAGGACATTTCCATAAATTCATTCACATTCGCGTTGTTAATCAGCAACACTATGCAGGGAATGCGAGTCAGCAGTTTGGTGGTTAACACGCGCTCACAGACACGGCTCAGTGGTGGGCGGGTCTAATGT
This region of Acipenser ruthenus unplaced genomic scaffold, fAciRut3.2 maternal haplotype, whole genome shotgun sequence genomic DNA includes:
- the LOC131730560 gene encoding histone H2A-like; this translates as MSGRGKTGGKARAKAKTRSSRAGLQFPVGRVHRLLRKGNYAQRVGAGAPVYLAAVLEYLTAEILELAGNAARDNKKTRIIPRHLQLAVRNDEELNKLMGGVTIAQGGVLPNIQAVLLPKKTEKPAKK
- the LOC131730559 gene encoding histone H3-like; this encodes MARTKQTARKSTGGKAPRKQLATKAARKSAPATGGVKKPHRYRPGTVALREIRRYQKSTELLIRKLPFQRLVREIAQDFKTDLRFQSSAVMALQEASEAYLVGLFEDTYLCAIHAKRVTIMPKDIQLARRIRGERA
- the LOC131730558 gene encoding histone H1-like, whose translation is MAEIAPAPAAPAPAKALKKKTAAKPKKSGPSVSELIVKAVSASKERSGLSVAALKKILQAGGYDVEKNNSLVNRALKSLVTKETLLQTKGTGASGSFKLNKKAAEAKEKAAKKKAAPKKPAAKKAVVKKTTKKVSAKKAATPKKTPTKAKKPKAVKKAPKSPKKAAAKPKKVVKKSPKKAKAAPKPKKVTKAAKPAAKKAAPKKK